Proteins from one Prevotella sp. E2-28 genomic window:
- a CDS encoding prolyl oligopeptidase family serine peptidase — protein sequence MKRYIVLLTALVISHFAMAQDFKPMEHNGLLYQELVFCNDVKGKIPLVIYLHGRHASGNDNQKQLSQAGVQEIDKYLRKNAIPAYFLVPQCPEDYEWDGRNGNSGYTDKVVDLITFHLKTKDIDMNRIYICGASMGACGTWKILKDNPKLFAAALIASGQAQHEKPSDYTNTPLYVTVGSEERSYNALKWLTTEIRKAGGNVKFDVLFGQKHRNACDNAFSAKRIKWLFSQVRD from the coding sequence ATGAAAAGATATATAGTATTACTCACAGCCCTTGTCATTAGTCATTTTGCAATGGCTCAGGATTTCAAGCCGATGGAGCATAATGGGCTGCTCTATCAAGAATTGGTTTTCTGTAATGACGTAAAGGGCAAGATTCCTTTGGTCATCTACCTTCATGGCAGACATGCCAGTGGAAACGACAATCAGAAGCAACTGTCTCAGGCTGGTGTCCAAGAGATAGACAAATACCTACGGAAGAACGCTATTCCAGCCTACTTTCTTGTTCCACAATGTCCAGAGGACTATGAGTGGGACGGACGGAACGGCAATTCTGGCTACACAGACAAAGTGGTGGATTTAATAACCTTTCATCTGAAGACAAAAGATATTGATATGAACAGAATTTATATATGCGGCGCATCTATGGGTGCATGTGGCACATGGAAAATCTTGAAGGATAATCCCAAACTATTTGCAGCTGCTTTAATCGCTTCAGGTCAGGCCCAACATGAAAAGCCTTCTGACTATACGAACACCCCTTTATATGTGACTGTAGGCTCGGAAGAAAGGAGTTATAATGCCCTGAAATGGTTAACTACAGAAATCCGCAAAGCAGGAGGAAACGTAAAGTTTGACGTTCTGTTTGGGCAGAAACATCGCAATGCGTGTGACAATGCCTTTTCGGCAAAAAGAATAAAGTGGCTGTTTTCACAAGTAAGAGATTAG
- a CDS encoding helix-turn-helix transcriptional regulator: MEDVNRIKLVLVEKKRTSKWLAEQLGVNPSTVSKWCTNSSQPDLACILKIADLLEVDLKELFVREYKQYLLSQESK; encoded by the coding sequence ATGGAAGATGTAAACAGAATTAAATTGGTTCTTGTGGAGAAAAAACGTACCAGCAAATGGCTGGCAGAACAGCTCGGTGTTAACCCCTCGACTGTTAGCAAGTGGTGTACGAACTCTTCCCAACCAGACCTTGCGTGTATATTAAAGATTGCAGATCTACTGGAAGTTGACTTAAAAGAACTCTTTGTGAGAGAGTACAAACAATATCTCCTTTCTCAGGAGTCAAAATGA
- a CDS encoding DUF1349 domain-containing protein, with the protein MDFVDNVKVALSDSGHINLDNLQWTREPAACEIKNDTIRITTAPKTDLWQRTYYHFQNDNAPVLQMKTREKFFSFVVKTDFTGSHHRFDQCGIVMYLGSENWLKGSVEYENEEFQHLGSVVTNNGYSDWATTAIPADVKTMWYRFSRREDDYCIECSTDGEKFSQMRICHMYAGADEISFGIYACSPEESSFTAVFSDMKITECAWKAHDGQQPDE; encoded by the coding sequence ATGGATTTCGTAGACAACGTAAAGGTGGCACTCTCTGACAGCGGCCACATCAATCTGGACAACCTCCAATGGACGCGGGAGCCTGCCGCATGTGAAATCAAGAATGATACCATTCGCATCACTACCGCTCCGAAGACCGACCTCTGGCAGCGCACTTACTATCACTTCCAGAACGACAATGCGCCCGTATTGCAGATGAAGACCCGCGAGAAGTTCTTCAGTTTCGTGGTGAAGACCGATTTTACGGGCAGTCACCATCGCTTTGACCAATGTGGCATCGTGATGTATCTTGGCAGCGAGAACTGGCTGAAAGGCTCGGTGGAATACGAGAACGAGGAGTTTCAGCACCTGGGCAGCGTAGTGACGAACAATGGCTACTCCGACTGGGCCACCACGGCCATTCCTGCCGATGTGAAGACTATGTGGTACCGTTTCTCGCGCCGCGAGGACGACTATTGCATCGAGTGCTCCACGGATGGCGAGAAGTTCAGCCAGATGCGCATCTGCCACATGTATGCCGGTGCCGATGAAATCAGTTTTGGCATCTATGCCTGTTCGCCCGAGGAGTCATCCTTCACGGCAGTCTTCTCGGACATGAAGATTACCGAGTGCGCATGGAAGGCTCACGACGGTCAGCAGCCTGACGAGTAA